The Chryseobacterium glaciei DNA window ATTCACAATTATTTAGATTGAATTTTGTCTGATTTTCAATTAAGTTTAAAAGCTGATTTTCCTTTTTTAATTCAGGAGTATTTAATAAAAATTTATTATCATTCATTTCTAAACATTTTTTATTGCCTCTTCTATCAAATATAGAAATTTAAACGCTATGCAGTTGTTAATAAAACTATAAAATTAGCCATCTGCACTATTTTGATGTTTTTTTGTAGGATTATGCTATGCGTTTGTGCTAGGTAAGTGTAATTTGGTTGAACAGAAAAATTAAAATTATACTAATATGAGCACTATTACAGAACAACAACCAGGGACAACTTTACAGTGGCCTGAATTCAAAAGCAAATACGATAATTACATCGACGGAAAATTTACAGCTCCTGTCAATGGTCAATATTTTGACGTAGTTTCTCCGGTTAACGGGAAAAATTTCACGCAGGCAGCACATTCATCTAGAGAAGATTTGGAATTGGCTGTCAACGCAGCGGAAAAAGCATTTCAGACTTGGAAAGATACTTCTTCAACGCAAAGAAGTATTATTTTAAACAAAATTGCCGACAGGATCGAGGAAAATCTTGAATATTTAGCAACGGTTGAAACCATTGACAACGGAAAAGCAGTTAGAGAAACTTTGGCAGCAGATTTACCTTTGGCAATCGATCATTTCAGATATTTTGCTTCGGTGATCAGAGCAGATGAAGGTTCTCACAACGAATTAGATAAAGATACGGTTTCATTGATCGTTCATGAGCCACTTGGAGTAATCGCTCAAATCATTCCATGGAATTTTCCTTTATTAATGGCAATCTGGAAACTTGCCCCGGCTTTAGCAGCAGGAAACTGTGTAGTTCTAAAACCGGCAGAAAGCACCCCAATTTCTATCATGGTTTTAATGGAAATCATCGGAGATTTACTTCCAAATGGAGTAGTAAACATCGTTAACGGTTTCGGGGCAGAATTGGGAAGAGCGTTGGTTACGAATCCAAAAGTGAATAAAGCAGCATTCACAGGTTCTACGGCAACAGGCCGTTTGGTGATGCAGTATGCAACAGAAAATATTATTCCTGTGACATTAGAATTGGGAGGGAAATCTCCAAACGTTTTCTTTAGTTCGGTGATGGATGCGGACGATGCGTTTTTAGATAAAGCAATCGAAGGTGCGGTTCTTTTTGCTTTAAATCAGGGCGAAATCTGTACTTGTCCTTCGAGATTATTGGTTCAGGAAG harbors:
- a CDS encoding aldehyde dehydrogenase family protein, with translation MSTITEQQPGTTLQWPEFKSKYDNYIDGKFTAPVNGQYFDVVSPVNGKNFTQAAHSSREDLELAVNAAEKAFQTWKDTSSTQRSIILNKIADRIEENLEYLATVETIDNGKAVRETLAADLPLAIDHFRYFASVIRADEGSHNELDKDTVSLIVHEPLGVIAQIIPWNFPLLMAIWKLAPALAAGNCVVLKPAESTPISIMVLMEIIGDLLPNGVVNIVNGFGAELGRALVTNPKVNKAAFTGSTATGRLVMQYATENIIPVTLELGGKSPNVFFSSVMDADDAFLDKAIEGAVLFALNQGEICTCPSRLLVQEDIADAFIAKVIERVKAIKVGNPLDKTVMMGAQASQIQKDKILSYIKLGKEEGAEVLVGGEVNHVGEGLENGYYIQPTIFKGNNRMRIFQEEIFGPVLAFTTFKDEEEGIKIANDTIYGLGAGVWTRDAHQLYNVPRQIQAGRVWVNQYHSYPAGAPFGGYKQSGIGRENHKMMLDHYRQTKNMLISYNKNKLGFF